GTATAGATCTATCTCAGAGACTGTTGGCTCTTGTCATGTTGACGATCCAAgcttaaattaaaatgttgtgccATGGTGATGTTCCAAGTGTTTAACAATGTCTCTCTCCCCCATAGCTCTACTCTGTCCTGGTGGTTATGGTAATCTGTGTGTCATCACAGCCAAGGTTACTTGGCATACTTTGCCCCCTCATCAGCGGAGTCTAATCAACTGTGCTCTAATGATTGGACACTACCTTGTACTCCTTTGATTTTTTGTAATAAAGGCCTCTccttttttatcttctttctcgTTCTAGTTAAAGTGGAAGTGTAAAAAAGATGACGAGACGAATGGAGGCTACTCTCAAGACATTCTTTTCACACTTCTACAAAAGGTACACATCCTAAAAATTGTGGTTCCACAATGTTACAGCAAAACACGCCTTTAGAATTCCTGTCTTTTCACACTTATCAGTACCATTTTCTCATCAGAGTATTTAATCTATAAATTGTTTCCAAATTAAATGTTCTGGAAATTCAATATATAAggataaatattaatattgaactATAAAATTGTCCCAAAGCAGAGCTCTGCTGTAACAAATTTGCCTGCAGAGTCCGGCCATATTTGAGGTCTGCATGACATCACTGTAGATTGTTTTATTCATCCCCTTAACAAGACCCATTAAGTTTTGTTGCAGTGAAAGTGCTGAGGGCAATGTTGTAGTGCCCTTTTAAAGCCATGCACGCCATTGTTTGTGCCCTTCCTACCAGGTGATTAAGTAATACTAAGGGAGGCATTAGGAAATGTGCTCTTCTCATGCAACCCAGTACCACTTTATGCTGTGATCCGTCACAAGGGCTTTTTGGTGGGGCATAGATTGGCCTGCAATGAGGATAGTGCAAGTGTCAGTGACGTGAAGCTGGCCCGGAAAAAGGTGTAGGAATTGCTCCTTTGCACGAACTCGATCAATATGGTTCCAGGCAGGTGGGCTGTATCATCATAAACACTgtgaaaaaaagtgttgttccttttttttttctgaagcaaAGGCAGTACATTTTTGGTAAAGATTGTATTTGAGATGGCAAGCTCCAATAGTTAATGTTGGGAAAGTATGtgatgtgtatacgtgtgtactTTGGCCGTTTAAAATAAATCGTTGTTTATATTCTATGAAACGGAGACCTTTGAGAGTCTCTTTTGTCACTGTTGGCTTGCTCCAGAATGTCCTTCGTAGATTTTGGCATTCCTGAACTTTCCGATTGCCAGAAAGCCAGATGAGATTCTCTGAGGCTGcgtccatcctcctcctttttttcacAAGCGCCTGCCTGCGTTAGGTGGGGAGAGGTTTCAGACAAAAGGCCACAATTATAAATAAGGAAAAAACACTGAGgaatttctcttcctcttctctccatctcttggACAGATCCGGGCTCCCCTTTTTGTCCAACCTTTCCTCCCTATTTTGATTTCTGGCAGGGAGTTCTAATTTCAGCTTTCATCCAAAAATACTGTTTATCAAATGCAATTGCACAAGGAATAGCTACAATTATCACTCACTCTtgtacatgatgttcattgcagTGTCCCGAACACACAAACCCTATCATTACACTTTAGGTTTAATAACCAAACACATATTGAATCCTGCATTTTATTCCAGAAGTCTTTTGTATTCACCCATGTTCTCAGTTCTTCGGTCTGCATatgctttgtgttttcatgcCTATGGGTTTTGCCGTGAAAGGAAATACTCATTTGAATGTTCTgcatctctcctcttttcttttattctctccTTTCTTACCCCTAGTATGGAGATGTTTCGAATGTGATTGTATCGAGTAAGAAGAGAGGAAGCGCTGTGGTTGAATTTGCAACTGTGAGAGCAGCTGTAAGTACCCAACTGTTCCTCGGTCAGTGTCCTCATTCTCTTTGTTCAATGATAGAAATCTTCAtcaaaacagacattttcatGCGGCCACGTTTGTTTTCCACTTACTTTCCTCCAAGTCTCTGGTTACCTGCTGTTTAGTTATTACTAAGAATGACACCTGTCATAGATTTCCCAGCCTGAGGACGGTTTCTGCAAACCTAAACTAATGTTCTAGTCATCCTGTAGTATCGTGTTCTCTGTGCTGATGGGAACCATTGGACAGAAGAACTTGAGCCACACTGTCTGGATCCTCAggccctttgttgttgttgtggtttcctCCCCACATCGTGTGGTTTCCCTCCAGAGGACATGTCTGCCAGTCTAAAGGGATCTGCCTGTCCATCTCCAGGTCCCAGTCCTGCTCTGGGAGTTGGCCCAGTTACAATCCACCGTTGTCCTTGTCTAcatgtgtttttcatatttatataatacccAGGTGTAAGACGGATATAACACAATTTCTTACAGCTATCAGGACAAGAAgagtgttgttattattgttgtccTAATAAAATACTGGTAGAAAAACGTAACCTAATATGTTTGGGTTATGTAACAcactttcttttgtgtttttaggagCTGGCAGCTAAAAATGAAATTGGCCTGAGTAAAAACCCCTTAAAGATTTCGTGGCTTGAAGGACAGTCCGAGGTCATTGCTCCAGCATCTCAACCCGGCCAGTTCTTATCTTCACAGGTACCAGTATAACCAtgcactctccctctctcataaAGCATGTTGGCCTTATGTTACACATAATGTACACAGCTTCCAACAAAAATACTATTGCCTAAACACTGTCCCACAAAGAGAAGTATGTAAACCATGTGAGGTTCTATTTTTCTATCAGTGGTGTGAGTATTATCCCAGTGCGTGTGCTCCCCTCGCATGGTCTAGAACAATATGTTTGCTTAAATGGGCCTCAGTTTATTTGATTTGGAGAGGTGAGGCGCCGGCCTGGGACTGGCCCAACGCCCCTGGTCGGCCACTCATTAACAGGCCTCACCTGGGAAACACCAGGAATGCTGCGCTTCACATAGCAACACAGAATAAGCAGTGTTCAATAATGGCAGCCTGGCACGGGAGTCTGACCAAATGTCTGCATCGGTGCCTTCGTCTGTATATTGCTGTTGATATAACTTAATATAAAATGGTTATTTTTTAGATTTCAATTTTGCTGCACAAACCCAAAATGCTTCCTTGTGAAAAACACGTTTCCTTTTGATGTGTAAGTATTGCCTCTTGTAATGGGAAAATCACAGTAGTCCATACTGCAATCTGGatgtttttaaattgattttgcACGCCTAATATTTTGTCTTCAGCTGCCAGCCCACGTTCAGACACCAGAGGCACATTAACTCTTTTCCTGGTCAAGAACAATCTAATTCCAGCTGTATCCACTGAGACTCTACAACGTTTTTCTTCATTGTCATTAGATTAGTAtgaagtaatgttttttttacccactGTGTCCATTTCACTTCTCCAATGTTGTGATCTTTACATGTGAGGGATTTCAGCTCAGTAGACTCTCTCCGTctccagagctgctgctgaacTGGGCTTCACCCCTAAACTCAATGCGGTCTCTCAGACCCCCTTGTCAAGGCTAGCATGTGAGACTCAGCCTGCACACTGGGACTTGTCACTCTAATctctttaaatgttattatgGTAACCCGGTTTGCCTTACAGACATCCAAAGCTGATTggctcattttttattttttttgtcctgcACCTTTGGCTGGGTAATTTTCACATTAGCCCTCAGAGAGAATACTTCTTGCTAAAGAGGCCCCGCATTGCATAATGGTTGAACCAGTGTCGATATTAGTAATGTTGTTCCACATCTGGCCTAGACATGGGGGGTAtttgagaaagagaaatagAGGTTCTAAGAAGCCAGAACCTTGGAGGTCTTTCTCCTTGGACTCTATCTGACATCTGAAAATCTGATTCCTCTCCTATTGTCTATCCATCCAATGCAACCCCACACCAGCCAGCTGCAATCACATAGAGCAGCTTGGTCAAGCTTCTTTAACCTCATCAATCCAAACACGGTGCTCAGAGAGCCAGGGTCTCACTACAGGGAGCTCAGAGATGCAGATGTATGACTTCAGCCTCAGTTCCAGTTTACAAGGGGGACCAATTCCCCTTAAGAACCCCTGCAGGATCCAGAGACCGTGTGCATGATTTATGAGGCCCCCCACTGCATTCATTTAGTCATACTCACCACGAATTAAACAATTTCAAAATAGGAAAGGGCCACATCTTCCATCTTCCAGTGTGGAATTGCTCCCCATGCTCTGGGCTTTCAATTGTGTCCCCTCTTTTGGGAAAGGATCTAGTTTCTTCCACAgactgtgtttttgttgtgtctttACCTTTTGACATAATACACTGTCAAAGTGACAGATTGGGAAATGGTAATGTTTATGAAAGAAGTGCTGAAATCATGTGAAGTGAAGTTGTTTCCCAGGTCATTGTACCATTGTTCTGCGCACAGTTGCACATCTCAGTGAATTCAGAATTAGTCATGGTGTATAAACATAACATGCACTTTTCTGTGGTGTATACTTGTGGCCTGTGTGTGAACAGAAACACTGCAGtgctcatatactgtacatgtaattgCAGTGTTTAATGAAAGCTGTAAATGGCTGCTGCATCAATATTTGATTTCACATGGGTGGCCGATTCAACAGAGTCTGAGTAATGATTCACATCATCTcaccttcctgtctgtcttggTTAAGAAATCACTATCTcgctatttgttttgtttttgccagACGTAACGTTTGTGTCTCTGGAGAGATGTAATACCGTCATCAATCACTGTGTCTTAATTCATGGTTTATTGCGCAGTTTAACGTAGCATGTTATTTAACATGAACCGATCATAAAGGATTTGAATTTGAGCGTTCTAGCCCCGCTTCTTCCATTTGAGCTGGAGAGTCATCATCGGCTTGTCACGACACAAACCAGATGCAGCAGAACAGCTATTCTGGGATTGTTTTTCCAGCCCGCCGGTTTGCTAGTGCTCGAAAAGTCTAAATCTAAAATAGCCTCTAAGTCTGGAAGAGATGCATTGTATGTTGCCGTTCTTTTGGCACAGTCAACCCTGGTTTAGCACTCGCTCTGTTTGGAGATAAGACTTCTGTTTTGGGAGACCAGTGGGCTTCTGTATTTGCTGTGATTGGACCCAAAATGAGGACattgtattgttgttattattgattTGTACCTGATAATAATATTGTGTGCCAGGTTTGAATGGATGTAGTAAATATATGtagtcaatttaatttaatagtgCCTTAAACAACTCAAGGTTGTGAGAGCCCCCCCTTATTAACCCCCAACTTAAGTGTTACATCACTTAAAAttagtaataatacaataaGTAACAGAGCACCTGTAATAAAACATCAATGAAATTAACAATAAATCATACAGTTCAACAACGGAGCTTAGTTCATCACTGAGTTAACCCTGTAAGGCCGACGTTACCGTCTTTAAGCCTCTGTAGCGAGACCAGTCTTAAAGTGAGAGTGAGGAGGCTGAGTAATGCTCCAAAGTTAGGCAATGAAAACTGGTATGGCAATTTACGAAGGGGTCTCTTGACCTCTCACCTCAAGATATGTGAATGAATGGGTTCCACGAGTGTCTCCTTTACAAACATGCCCAATGCGAATCTCAAGCAGTGTTCTGCAGAACCATGCAGTTGTTAGCATGTAgtatacatgttttttgttgttgttgttgcttattCTAAAAAGGTGTATTTGAATTCTGGGTTCCCTAAACAGTCTTTGAATTGCATGAATTGGGTATGACTGGTTTCAATGAGCCCAATTGTATGTGACATTGTAACATGTGATGATGTTAGTCCCCATAGTTCACATTGTGAGAACACTTACATGCCTGTATGACATATAATGTTGTGACCTCTGGAATAATCAAAACCTAAGACCACAAACCACCAAGGGCATTCAGAAGATGTATGGCTATCCTACGTCTTTTGACAATAAGGGGGTTCTGAGCAGTTTACAGAAAAGAAGTACTGGAGGGCGTGTGTAAAACGGGTGAGACGGGGAGTGCACCTCGTCATATGTGAGGAGTCTTTGGTGAAGAATCGTCTCCCGTAAGGAACAGAATACCAATCAGTTTATAGAAAGGATACACAGGTTTAGGGTAAATTGAACTGTGCAGACGCGTCTTCGTATTTTCTCACGAAAGGACATGTCGGCTGTGACTTTCTTTGGCCAAATTTCATGATTATGCCAAATTCATCATGCATATCATGAGGGGATAGCGGTTCTTGGTTGGCTTGGCCCTCACGTCTATTGCTTGATAATACATCCTGACGCGATTCAGAGAACTCAAACAATATCGGTTTCACAAAAtccccttttgtgtgtgtggaaccATGCAGCATATTTCAGTAACATCAGGTTGAACTGGAAGACACTATTACAGTAGACAGTATTATTTACAAGACAATATTTTTAGTTAGTacctgacaaaataaataactcacAAGAGCTGCTCTTCAGCGAGATGACAGAGTTTCTTGGTATTCTGTATGACAGCAagcttagtttttttttggaggaagaGAAGTGATACCAGATGTGATTGGGTTACTTCACAGCTCGGTCAGTTTGTGCTGCACAGAGAAGATAATTTGTCTTCAATTATGGTCTCTTTCTTCTCACATCAGTCATGTGGCTGAACACTTGTTGAGCTTAAGTTTATGTGATTCTTCACACTGAGAGCTCTTGTGTAGACGAGTCAAAGCAGCCAAGGACTCTTGTCTAcaggacgttttttttttcagaaaaagcAGACaggaaatgtgaatatttgaagATTATTATGAATAAGTATGGGATATCATACAATGTGTCAGTGAATTTGTTTATCAATTATGATTGAAGGACatgaaataccttttttttcaccCTTACTCATTAGCACAATCATTTGTTCCcactgtgtctgtctgacatTAAACACTTTTTCCTTCTCTTGAGAATAAACTAAGCGTTGATCGTTAAGGGCCATTGTAGCAGACAGTAGATCACTGTCCAATGTAAAGTCTGTGTGACTGCTTATCTGGACAAAGTAGCTTGTATTAAAATGTCGGACAAATTGCAGACACACCGGGGTTAGCTAGGCACCTCTTTGTGATACTGGTGTGCCTCACCAAGGTTGAGTTTACTGTAATAGAGCGTTTGTGACTTGACATGAAATCCTGCTTGTCATGTCCGTCTAATTTGTGCGTCCACCTTGAAATAATGTTGTGCTGCGTGTTGTGGTGGATAATCCAAGGCTATACATTCTCTAGAAACTGTTCGGTGAGGCTAACTGCCTCCGCAGTGGCTTCTGTCGGTTGAAAAGCCAAATGTATGTCTGTCCATCATGATGTGTAAACAGTCTCATACGAGCTCTATTTAAATGTTGACAAGAGCAGTTCTATCCACAAAACCACCAGTTCTGGAATTTTTCTTTACTTCTCCAAAATACAAAACGGTACATTTTTcattgcaagaaaaaaaaggtttcacatTATGTTATTGTCATAAGATGGTCAGTAATATCTGATATATAATTAGAAATGACAAAACAGATATACACTGCAGACGTATCCACAAACATTGCTGTTTCTGTTTGCACGTACATAGAATTCTAAATCTATTGCTAGAAGTATGACACTTGTGGTTCCTATATTTCACAGCATGACCCGTGGGGAACGTAGGAATGCGACTGGTTCTGGGTTTGCCCCACAGCCTTTCCTGGCAACCCCCCACTATGGCACAGACTGAGGTTCTGTCCGGACTCTCTCCTCTCTAGACCTGGGCAAAGTGGACCTAGCTGGCCTGTACAAATCTTGGTTTGGCACAACCACTTATTTTACGTGTCGACTGTCTGTTTGGTCAGAAGGTAGTGTTTAAACCCTCATCAGGACTTTTGATGCAGTAATGGATGtctctggtcctcctccctCGACACCCCCTGCATATGTGGAAGTATCACGTTACTCTTTACCACTTTCCTTCTTGTGCGCCACTCACTATCAGACTCTGATTTCCAGCTAAGAAAACAGCCTGcttcggcttttttttttttcttggtctAAGGTCTTGGACCTGTGGCCTGGCTTGGTCTGCAGCCCAACCTGCCACCACTGGCTGGCTTTTATTGGAAGCAGGGctaagtgtttgttttcactgCATTGTTGGGAATGAGGGGGTACCTCGGTCTACCTTTGAGTGGGGCCTCTGGGATGCGTGCGGAGGAAAAATTGCCCTCTGCACACAATAGATTGGCAAGCACGCCAAGAGCCAAGACATCACAGCTCGAGGACCTTGGACTCCAGCcgcagcttttcttttcttaaacaCAACACTCTTAAGTCTTAACAGCCGTCTTCAGTGCTGTGCTGCGTGGTTTTAGGGAATTTCAATATTCGAAAGTCAAAGAAGCTGAAAATGTGCCTCTTGGATTCTCACATTTGAATTTAAATAATGAACTTAAACTTTGTACCTAAGGAGGACATTAActttgtttagtgtttttttataaattattctTTTACACAAATGCTGTGGACCACAGTGTGCTATTGACAAAATATCGGGTGCTCTATAAAACGTTACGCTAAATTGCTGTGCTGTCACATTAAAACAAGTCACATAATAATCAAAACAGGCAGAATATTTCATCCTGTGTATCAGTCTTTTCAGTGTAGTTTACCTCCATTAAAACATAGGTAAGACCAGTTTGCCTATACTATACTAGGACTGGGATTATACCATCATATATCTCTGGATCTATTTCAACGATAACCAAAGCTTGAGGATATTCATTTTGTCCACAAAATCAGGCGTGTGTGGAAGTGGGTCTCCCCTATACTCTGAATGTTTAGTAAAGCCTTTCTGTAACTCCTGGCTACGGGCATTTGTCCATCACCTGGAGAACATCATTCAGGATTGAAGGGCCCAGATCAAAGCTGAATGAAAAGCCACTGTCCTCCTCCTTGTGCTGTCCAACATTTTTGTCACAGGTCTCTGTGGAGTCCTCATCCTTGTCTGAATTCAGGCTGCCCCGTCCGAGGCTGTGGTCCAGATTGGGAGCAACATTATTCCCACTTTGGTACCCATCCTCCTTTTCCATCTCtgcttccccttcctccctgtcCAGCAGTGGCATAGAgctgcatttctttctcttctggGACGCGTTGTGCAGGTGGCGCACATGCCAGTCAGGGCTCTCTGAGCCCTCGGCCTCATCGAGGTTCAGACGAGGGGGCTTTGGCGGTGGAGAGCAGGCCAGGAAGAGGTTCTGCTCACTCTGGGAGCTCTGCAGAAGCAGACCGTGGCCCATCTTTAAGAAAGACAGGTCTCCAAAGCTGTCTGTGTGGGCATCGTTGCCAATATGTGAGATGTGACGGAAATCCGCCAGTGGTAGGCTAATCATGTTGACAGACAGCACCTCCCTGCGCTTGGTGTTCCTGCTGGGCCAGCGGCCAGAGGATGGCTTTCTGTGCAACGATGCTCGAAGTGGCATCTTGGAAGATCTGGTTAAGATGGACCGAAATGTTTCTATTTGTCCTGTTTATATATCCCCAGCCTTTGTCTGCTTTTGTGTTTGCTCCTTTG
The genomic region above belongs to Cyclopterus lumpus isolate fCycLum1 chromosome 22, fCycLum1.pri, whole genome shotgun sequence and contains:
- the LOC117725105 gene encoding cdc42 effector protein 3 encodes the protein MPLRASLHRKPSSGRWPSRNTKRREVLSVNMISLPLADFRHISHIGNDAHTDSFGDLSFLKMGHGLLLQSSQSEQNLFLACSPPPKPPRLNLDEAEGSESPDWHVRHLHNASQKRKKCSSMPLLDREEGEAEMEKEDGYQSGNNVAPNLDHSLGRGSLNSDKDEDSTETCDKNVGQHKEEDSGFSFSFDLGPSILNDVLQVMDKCP